The Bactrocera dorsalis isolate Fly_Bdor chromosome 2, ASM2337382v1, whole genome shotgun sequence region AAATCGGGTGCTATACCGCCAAAGCATATACGAGCATCTACAATCTTGCCTTCTGGCATAttcatatgtaataaaaatgcaGCGTTTACATAGGCGTGCGAATTTTGAGCTCTGGGCATtatctaaaatttatttgatatgtGTAGAACTAATTGTTATTCTAAGGTGCTATATCTTTCTTTGCTTACTTTGTAGGAATCGAACACAAATTTGTCGTTTGGATAAGCTCTTAATTCGAAtgctataataataatttggtCATTCGTCAAAGCTAGATATTCCTTTAGTGATATGGTCTTCCATGTAGACGCATCTTCTGCAACAATAATCTGAACATCAAGTGCTTCGAATGTTATGAATACATCTGAAGGAAATTCAGGatagtatttttttaagttgatatTGCCTGCCAATGTTCCAGACtgggaaatacatacataataaagtttttatttcgtatctaaattattatgtttaattttaatgtatacagtaaattatttatttttgaacgaGAAGTACATTAAGAGCATctataatattaggttgtcaaaaaagtcttgcggtattttcgctagttgtcgctgaaagcgcgtagttctagttttattatttacatagtACTTATGTATCATAAATTCTACAActgcaaatgtttttattaaaatcatgaGGTCATTGAATGTTGGCTACTCGCAATCTCACTAATTACGGTAATCATTGTTCCACTTCGTTTCacatttagatatatgtacatatgtatgtatttattaaaatatctagATAGTAATAAAATAGTACATTTATATGCAATTTGTTAGTAAAAGGATGTTTGGAAAGAAGAAATAAGTTATTTTGACATGTATGTGTACCAACAAAACTcaattaatatgtataatattatataattttctacTCAAGCAAAGAACCAAACCAAGGGAAAtagttcttcaaaaaaaaaaactttctcaaTACTTACGTTACGAACTGGCACGTTTGCGATAAGATCAAAATGTTCCCTCAATTGCTGACAGTATTCGAAGCCAGGATTCAATGCACATTGGTCAAAAATTTCCATTGCTTCCGTCAAGCTTATATTTGCACCAAGTGTCACCTTTTCATTAGTTATAGAGTGCTGCCTTAACTCCGGCACCGcatgaatatcaaaaaaatgtcTTATATCTGAAGACCTCCTGTAGACGCCATGTGCTGTATTTCCTGCGACAAGCATGAATTTTTCTTTCTGTATTTTGGACAGTGATTCAAAGAGTTCAGAAAATGTTCGCGGCCAATACCATTGTGTACCGTCTGGGTAGGTCAAGTAACTTAATGGCGTTTGGCAAGTGCCTTTAAGCTGCGCACCGACTTTAGGACAGTCGGAACGCTCGAAATCTTCAATATCTATACATTCTTTGGGAATCTGTATAGTACTATCCACAGCAAATGATTTCATAGCGTCCAATATAGGACGGTATCCAGTACATCGACAAATATTGCCACCAAAAGAATTTTCAACCTCCGTCATTTTAACATTTCCTCCTTTCGATTCAAGAAGACCGTACATGTTCATAACAAAACCAGGAGAGCAAAAACCACATTGAGTGCCATTCATCTTGGCTAGTCGTTTCTGTATTGGATGATAGCCCATTTTTTTGTTGCCTATACCCTCAGCTGTTATAATCTCCCAATCCATGCATGTATTTAGTAAAGTTAAACACTTTAAGAGATAAAGGAAActtattttttggtaataaaatttgatCTATGATCCTTtgggcattggcaacggcgaatatcgttcGCCGACGCATTACCCGCCAGGTGAAGCAGAGGAAGTGGAAGACTTCCACACCGTTAGAAAggtaggtggagaaggacctggctacacttggaatctccaattggcgtaagcgatgtctacgccaatatagaataagaataataataaaattctatgCCCAAAAATTTACTTACCGAGTTAACAGCCCATGTACGGGTTTCTCCGCTGACGGTTCGTTTACCTTTAATGACACATACACAAACGCCACATCCTCCTTCCAAGCACATGTATTTTGTAGCCGTTAACTGCACATATTCCCGTATAAAAGTATTAAGAGTGATGTCTGGTGGAAAATTTATTAGATTTACTGAAATAACGAAATATGTAAGAGTAAGATTAGTTAAGATAAAATCGCCAACTCCAAAAATACAAAGCTGTAGGCTTTACAATTACCGTTGTATTTACAACCGTTGACATTGAAAGTGGTTGTCATCCTTTTtagcttaaaattttcaaaatttctatgaaTATCCACTTTTATTTACCTCTCAATAATTTAACAATTATTACGAGGTCTGAACTGCTTGCTGTTCGACGCACAACTAGTTTTTCGATAAACCGTGCATGTTTAGTGGAAATACATTGTAtttaatacttacatacattgtacatacatatgtatgtatgtgtatgtatttgaagCGTTTTTAAATGATGGTGATGAAAGCGAAGAATAAATGTTTTTCTCAATTTTCGGCCAAGTTTTCCTTGCTATTTAAAGTGTggctttttatgttattttagaaatataattttctatattttggcGTTTCCAAACAACTGATAGATGTGACATTTTCTGtcgaaaaaacataaaatatttgtgttttttgccATGGTTGTGTTTTAACCCAAGAACCGTTGAATAGTAGTCGGGTATTAAATGCACTCGACCATTTCGGGCGCAAAAAGTTGTTTTGAGTGGTtggaaatatatttgaacagaTCAATTTTAGTGAAGTGAATACTAAACAAACTActataaaattgaatataaaatgcTGCAACAATGTTGTGagaatagtatatatgtatgtatgtacatatgtatgtaggtgaaTAGAAAAGTATGTGTGGCATGTTTACTAACgaaacgaaaattaattatcaaaattaaaataatttgtataaattgcataaattcagtagttatatttattataataattttttcctatTAGTGTACTTATTACGAAATAATTTGTATCGAAGAACGAGTTTATTAATCGGTgtcttacatatgtacatatgtattcatatatacatacatccatacatatgtatgtacatatcgtcacctgaaatgcaaaataacgtatcatcaaaaaatttgaaattgagtggcttattgattacgattcactacatcaaattacatacataatattacatatgtctAACATTTTCAGGATTTGCGATTAGATATAAATCaattataaccaatacatattaaattatttttttcactcatgttctattttatttcgtgtttcattcatgccattgtaaatttccgaaaatgttgttacgttattttgcatttcaggtgacgatataagcGGTTGGAGTTacttaaaaactaataattaaGAATAACATATTAATTAAGATATGTTTCTTTTATGCAGAGATGATTAAAGCATTTGCAAGCGAAATTAAGATACGTTACCAAGAATAAAATGCGAGATTTCTTGAGCCACTGTACCCTCAAatagctatgtacatacatacatttgattTCCTTTTTGCATGGTCAACTGGGACAGTAAATTACTCGTGCTAACAAACCGTGTAAAAACACTTTCATATAAAATTCACTATTAgggacaatttaaaaaattatccgagcaaaaaaaaaaagcgtgTAAAAAAACTCATTTTACGAGTAAATCTATCTATTCGTACTGCGAGAATTTACATggtattatacgagtatgtacactCATATGTAATTATATGTGAGTAGATATAGTAATACATACTTATTACTTAAAAggtacaaacaaaaacaagtaaggaagagctaagttcgggtgcaactgaacattttatactctagcaagaatcaaagctagggatatgtaagtatttgtatGCAAGTAGCAAGATATTGCTACAAAGTAGAACAGTTTTGTTCCCCTAACTgttatcacctaaaactaatcgagctagatatgtatatgtagcgttatacatacatatatgcatacatacatatgtatatttacatacttatatataaatgataaggggccatccataaattacgtcacaccttgaagggggggGGAGgatatcattcagaagtgacactgtgtgacaaggggcagggggggtcaaaagctttgtgacatcacatttcaaaatttgtgatgtacaaacgtgaaaaaatattaaacaattaaaaacacaatatttgttttttaatacttaagttgtaacgaagctttttactgcccctgcttcttacaagtatatataacttgctgaggtatactcgccgtgtccagggttcgttacaataaatttgtaaacattggggctcttctgcgaatcgtactttattttattttatacaatattataattttaatccaagttacaaaattgtcccccgtgttatagtttcagctttacaacattttaaatattttcatttagatgcaatttatatagcaaCAAACGCCCCAGGAAGGAGTGCAAttaacagagttgaacgacgTATGGCACCTCTCAGACGCGAACTTACTGGTGCACTTTTAAATTATGATGATTTcgggtcacatcttgattcaagtaatcgaactacgtctcagatctagaaaaacgaaacttcgaaagtgcgggcaatgtgttggTTGACATTTGaagcaagttagtcattgataattttccagtcgttgctgaatttgttgcaccaactgttactggactggatattgaaaaaactatgatgttgaaaaataatgctacttggtatgctaatcatgtacgtgagtcacaatattttttacaaatagttaaatgtgaaactattgcatgttgcggtgtaagacgttctagtctttggaaattattaaaaaaaaggatttttaccaccacctgtgttaattaagcagacatcagaaggttatggagtcacagaGAGTGATGACAAcaacgctaagtttgctccattattactacagatattattaaatctccaaacatcatcccatctgaaacaagttccatgatagttattgccctagtgtcgagtcatacttatttaaaagatcgtgtagcatatgtggcctatatttttcttcatattaagccaccaatcaacacaaacaatcacataaaaaacaagagctgttacctatcgcgaaaatgCGTCCTCAAAGtattgcggctagacgtgcccgagagattctctgtttaatgaatgatgacgatgctttatggatggaagaagacgatgttggtacgaaagatgttcctgacatccaaattcagaacgaaaatgaagtgcctgatttaccagtaataaatgatataaaggagtgggtcaaaagtccatggacacaagatgatttagttttgatttttttcaaaattttgttcaaaatgtgacaacttgtgacaaggagggggggaggggttaaaaagtccttaaattcgtgtgacgtaatttatggatggcccctaaggTTGACGAGATGAGCTAAACTCCGCCAGTCTATCTGTCCGTCTGactgtctgtgcaagctgtaaattgcgcaaaaattgagatatcgtaatGAAACATGGTACATGTGTTCCTTGACAAAAAACGGAGAAAAACCTCTTGGATGCGCGCATTGGGACCACTCTCCCACCCACAAAACGCCACTAATCGAAAACCTATAATATGCCATAAGTAAGCACTAAATATTGGGCGTTTCAACTAAGACTATTGTTTTAATTATGTAGTATATCGATTGATTTGTATTGAGAAAAACTGAAACACAcgatttcatataaattttaaaattctaaaaatataatcTACAAGtattgaaaaacaagaaaaaacgttaacttcggttgcatcgaagctAAAATACActttacaggtgcatttcttttagtaacgtgttcagtttgtatggaagctatatgctataacaattttttaggaGATTGTATtgtaccttaagcagtaatcgatatcaaatttcgtgaaaatactacgtcaaatgcgaaagttttccatacaagcccttgattccgatcgttcggtttgtatggcagctatctgCTATaatgagccgatctgaacaatttctttctatattacattatttctataaacaataactcataccaaatttcgtgaagatatatcgtcaaatgtgaaagttttccatacaagaacttgattccgatcgttcagtttgtaaggcagctatatgttatagtggtccgatatcggtagttccgacaaatgagcagcttcttgaagagaaaatgacgtttgcaaaatttcaaaccgatatcttaaaaactctAGTCCctcagttatacatatatacagacggatggacagacgggcatggctaaatcgactcagctcaacatactgatcatttatgtatatactttatagggtctccgatgcttccttctgggtgttacaaatttcgtgacaaacttaatatatccgtACTGTGCCTCCTGACCGCGCCTTGCTTGCAATCGTTCAACTCGCTGTTTTCTGTTCATATTTGTTGGTTCGTATAAATGTTATAAAAGTAactgaatgatgtcttttaagcttctaattaataaaaaaaaaaataaactttcatGAATTTCAGGATTCGaacgtatgtacttatgtaagcgTTTGAGATCACATTGAATTTAACTCCCGCGTGCTTACGACCTGTgctaaattgaaaacaaaattttcactgCCTTCGGTATTGTTTTATTGATAATGGTCTATTAGATGTTATTCACGCAACGCACATAGAAATGttgataaatttgttttttaaatggtttttatcaaaatgattattttttgattcaaaagaatatttgttaatataaattttctaatttttaaattgtagaCGCAAATCTCAAAGGTACGCGCATAAATAATTGATGTGAAACCATtctttgtgtatatttatagcTTTGTTTCATGTTAAGTGCTGAACACAAAGAGCCCGACGCGACatggcagcacgacagtgaactgtaaATGGCGTCGTGAATCCTTCTATATGAATATTTGTAAGAAGGCAGCGACATAACAGTGGTCgacatgtacacaagacaacacagctgtccattttgcatgtacataaTTTCGTTGTGGTcgtactaatacctttcacttcaatgaaattttaatattttgttcaaagtggaattttttatgcaaaaaataagtaaataggtaaatttatttgttttaaattatcaatttttattacaaatgatgaaacagagctattttatgcttttatttgtaaaataacatcaggtttgttagagctttgaataattttacattttacatattagtggcatcacacctctctactgtcaactctactatcgtcctactgtcgttggcaaataaaagaatattttgaagctagcgagagcgacaactgacggcctgcagtcgtgtagtcatGCAGCTGTTTAAATAACTGTGttcctaagaacgtgtgtattttaatatttgacagatgtcgttagcagtctgtcgcgctctatgtgttcagcacattaCGCTCATCCCGAAGTATATTTCTTTTCGAATTTGCGTTTTTCGAAATTCCCTAAAGCAGTGTTCACATAAGTCTTTTTTGTCACCCAAACGTATGCCAAGGAATGACGAGGAAGACGGAGGGAAGGGACGATTAGATTAAATGTTTACGCAATTGTAAGTTCAAAGCAATTTAGCAGTGCATTGCTTTGATTGGATGtaactgaaattgaaataaataattatagcaacaattataataaattaaaaattacagttGACTGTGGCAACGCTGTTTATATGCAGCCTTCGCTTCGATATAGAGGTATCGTAATTATCTACAGCTCTTTGCAgataattttaataagaaatacaGCAACAAATATTCAGGGTACCCCAGCAAATTGAGTTCGCTTAGTTTGTTCTTGCAGACAATTTGgcgttttttgataaaaaaatagttgGGATTGTAAATCgtgatttaaattaatatactaAAGGAAAAAGGTTTTACATTAGTCCCTCAATAATACCCATACTAATGAGAAATCTTTCTTGAAGGGTGCAATTGTAAACCATTCTTAAGTTAAGCAAGTTTGACAGCACGTCCAGGCCGGCGaattttgaagtgaagcaaGCTCTTGTTATTGACctttatttgacatttataaATAAGAGCGGTAGCAGAACATTTTGCAGAAAAGCTAGTTTGTCAGCCGTTTTCGACCAACCATAAATTCATAGAGGTGCATACGGAAAGTTGGACGCAGTCGACTTCCAACTATCTACAAGGTAAGatattattttggaaatatattaaCCATAATATTAGGAAGTGATATAAAAGAAGAgaattgtgtacatatgtatatttctaattAGAATAGCtcacataatatatatatgtataaatgttatAATGTACGGTGTCTTGTGgtttataaatttgtacactaaatacatatgtatgcattttcttTTGTACGTGTGATATATTTTATGGCtgtgaaatattattttgtaacaaatgttatttttgttccaTATTCCGAGTAAAATGtcagatattttaatgaaaataagtatGGAGCTTTACTACCGAAAGTGCATAAGGAAAAATACATATCGTCCAATctaattaaagattgtattcATTTAGTACACCTGctatgttaaatttattaaggtCATTTTAAGCcaactaaaaattttcaagcttttttttttactatattttgacCTAATAAACAAAATCTTGTAATCGAATCTAACAATATAGTCGAAACGAAACAAAGGATTTAATATTCAGTGCAGGAACCAACCATCTTCATTTCTTTCtgacattttcgaaaaaaatagttgtattattattttcgtttcATACATTGTTTGATGggcattattattaatattttttttaatagaaatatctCCAAATTCTCCGTGTGtatcatcatttatatatatacatatatgtatattattaccATATCTTGGCGCGATTACGATTTTTTTGGAACCAACCATCATCATTTCcttcacattttcgaaaaaaaggttttaatattatttttgtttcatacatTGTTTgatgggtattattattattattatatttttaaatacaaatatctccaaaagtAGTTTTTATGTTTCTCCATATGTATCATCGTTTATAAACAGATTTGTATATTATTACCATATCTTGGCGCGATTACGATTATTTTGGCGCCACAATATGAGGATAATGGGGGGGGATAGAAGAGGTACTCagaataaaaaacattatacaCATATACCCACCTCAggcttaaaaattttgaaatgtttgcaTTTAAAGGTCAacagttgtatgtatataagaaacTCACACTCACCGTTTGTATGTTTACATTCatgacaaataaaaatgttgccacATATTGTGTAGTGgactaataatatataatataaagcgAAAATAGATCAAAAGGAATTTTGATTCAttcgtatatattatatatcatatattatttaataaatagagataagatatatattattttgcgTAGAATTCTTTCCTGCACTGAAGGCCCTTGGCCGCGctgcaaaaaaataacaataaagataataaacaaacttgtttgattattttttcacactggtatttgtcataaatgtaaacacacaaatcttttgaaaattgttttgaaagtatatttattttcttaaaaagcacacaataaatgtaaattttagaTTTACATATTGTGTGCGATTTGAGTTAAACATAGTAAAATACCGTGTATtacttttaaactttaaatacaaatatctcgATAAGTCAGAGGCGGGGATAAACAGTTTTTAATACTGAGGTCTTCCTCTCTCCATCTTTACCATCAAATCGCGATGTTAGAAGAATTGTAATTTTGACATTTAAATGATCAGCCATACCAAAATCATTGAATTAAAACATTTAAGAGGaaaactttagtataccgtatacccaggatttcgggaataaaatgggtatagtcggatagaggaggttctccagatcaagaatatatatagttaAAGTGGCAGGAAACCAATCGTTTTAGTTACgtatttttcgatttaaaattaattttacacttatatttttcaatatagtgCAAAAGTAGTTTTACATCAATATTAAGCTTATTGTTTTCGACATCTTTTGTAAATGaactaaaagaaataacaaaaaataaattatacccaaaaaaagaatttttgcagGATTTTTTATTACCCGCCAATGGGGTGTGTCAAGTTTTTTTCGCGTAAAATTCCTTTTTGATTTGGCGACCTTCATccgcacttcaaaaaaataatactggtcggtccaacaccggggcgttttaatttttaacgtgAAAAAAtccttttgtaaatttttttaaaattaatgtaatatTAGTCATCGAAAAAATACGTAATTCAAATAGTGATAAtattcaactttaaacgcaaatatctcgaaaactattgGTTTTCTGCGGATAAAgctatatatattcttgatctggagaaaCTGTTCTATCCgactatattaattttattcccgaaatcctgggacggtattctAAAGCCGCAATGTTTTGTCCGGCTGTGGGAGCTGTCCACATATAGAGGAGTGTCAAAAACATGTGTTTATAACGTTTTCATAAATTTAGAAGCTTCAACTACTAAACTTGTACATGTAAGCCCATGTCATCAATCAGTGAATgactatatgaaaattaaagGGAAACTCATTCACCGCGAGCCAGACAGTTTAAAAAAGCAGGAActataaattgtataaaatttcttgaaaaatgaAATCTTGTCCGTTTATCAGAGATAATTTGAACGAAAACTACCAATTTAGtgtatgaaaatatgaattaaagcGTTGTGCTCATGAAATTTGTCCAGGTTACGGGAGCTGTCCGGTTATTAGGACTGTTCGTATTGGGGAATGTcgctgtatatacttatatgcgcacatgtataaaaattacgtgtttCTTTTTCTCCGGGATAATCTCTAAACTATTGAACcgatttattaaaatgtagCACCTATGTTCAATTTGATCAAACTTAAAAGATAATACTACAGTTTTTATCAAaacgaaaaaactaaaaataattataatattcagtaaaatatcaaatgaaaaattcattattttcctgtttgacaaatctgtaagaataattttcaattaaactcaTGTAGAATCCCATGAATTCTTCTTTGACTTTATTCGTAAACCACATTTGAACTGTATTTGACAGTTCTTTATAATGGTATTTTTATATGTGGTTgggtatatttttaaaatgcataaGTGAGGAAAAGTGTTTGCGCGAATCAAATTTATTGATCATTAGTTAATCCACACATGAGCTCTTCTCTTATTAAGTAAGTGAAACATGCTGTAGTGAAACGTGTTATctataatttaaattacatCGATAACATAGTGACCTGTGCACCTAGCACAGCATTACAGTgttattatgatttttaaacCGAAGGAACAACATCACTTTTATTCAACTCTTTGAATCGCTGCATTTTCCACTAATATATCTTGTATTAGTCTTTCTAtttaatgcatatacatacatacatataccatatatatttgaacatgCGTATCAAATCAAGGAACAATAGCTAACAAAACGATATTTAATAtgataaatttgaaagaaataatctaagatataaaatgtgtaaatattgaATACTGAAATCACGAAGAAATGGCAACATTTATTAGGGGTTTAGATGCTTTCGTCAGCGCAATTGTATTTAATATCTGTATAcatgtacatttgtaaataGGAAAAAGTATTGCATAATTTATGTTGATTacaattcattatttaaaacaaacacATCTTATTGGGAGATAAGAAACTGGTATACGTCGATTGACATTATGATAGTTCGCGACGATTTTACATTTAAAGTCCAATCCATTCAGTAGCCAGTAGTATTGTAGATCGGAGCAAAATGTTGCGAAGACAACTTTCCTTTCGAATGGAGGACCAGGAAAGTTTAGAGagttctcaaaatatttatattattaaatcatTTTGTATTCATTACAGATGAATCGGCGATTTTCTCGAGTAGAGTCCGGTGGTGACTTAAAAGATTTCTTTGATCGCGGTGACATTGCTTCTCGAGAAAATCGATGGAATTTCGAAATAGCATGGGAAGTGGCTAACAAGGTTGGAGGCATCTACACAGTCATTCGTTCTAAAGCATATGTTTCAACAGAAGAGATGGGTGAGCAGCTGTGTCTCATGGGCCCTTATAAAGAGCATTGTGCACGCACAGAAATGGAGGAGATAGAATTTCCACGCGGTAATCCACTTCTAGATGCAGTGAATACAATGAGAACGCGCggttataaaatacatacaggACGTTGGTTAGTCGATGGTAACCCTCAACTCATACTGTTTGATATCGGCTCAGGTGCATGGAAATTGGATCAATTCAAATCAGAGTTATGGGAAAAATGCCATGTTGGTAAGATGTTCATATAGgagttaatatatatgtacatttgtcgTTTTTATAACTTGTATAATAAATCTTAGGTGTACCACATTTAGATGTTGAAACAAACGATGCGATTATATTAGGCTTTATGATTGCTGAATTTCTTGAGGAGgtttgtaaatacataattatttgTTACCTTAGTATTGCTAGATTCTAACCTCACATATGTGTTTATTAAGGTTTCAAGTAGTTGAAAATACGTACTGATATCTTCCTATAGTGATATTTATCTAAACcattttgcttatttaattaattcagtTATAAGCTGAACCAGATTAATTTGGTTTCCAATTGAATGTGAGATTAGGATATTATTTCTAAGGCAACGGTATAAGTATACGTATAAAGTAAATAATCAAGGATTTGATTACTATAATTTTAGTTTCGAAATCGTGCTTTAGATTATTCTAGTAACCATGAACTGCAAACCCCTAGAATAGTCGCCCATTTTCACGAATGGCAAGCAGGTGTAGGCTTGATCGCGCTACGGACACGACATGTAGAAATTGCTACAGTTTTCACAACGCATGCTACACTCTTGGGCCGTTATCTGTGTGCTGGTAATACAGATTTCTATAATAATTTAGACAAGTTTGCTGTAGATGAAGAAGCGGGAAAACGACAAATTTACCACCGATATTGTATTGAAAGAGCTGCCACTCATTTATCTCATGTGTTCACAACGGTATCTGAAATAACCGGATATGAAGCAGAACATTTACTCAAGCGAAAACCTGATATCATAACGCCAAATGGTCtcaatgtgaaaaaattttccgCCATACACGAATTCCAAAACTTGCATGCAGTTGCTaaagaaaaaatcaatgaaTTCGTTCGAGGACATTTTTATGGGTAAGTTCTATTATCAATTGCTTATGTGAACACAgaagttttaataatttctaaatttatagACATATGGATTTTGATTTAGATAAGacgctttatttttttattgccggACGATATGAATTTGGAAATAAAGGTGCTGATATATTTATAGAATCGTTGGCTCGACTCAATGCAATGTTAAAACATGAAAAGCCTGATACAACTGTTGTCGCGTTCCTTATCTTTCCCaccaaagtaaataattttaatgtagAC contains the following coding sequences:
- the LOC105223312 gene encoding glycogen [starch] synthase — encoded protein: MNRRFSRVESGGDLKDFFDRGDIASRENRWNFEIAWEVANKVGGIYTVIRSKAYVSTEEMGEQLCLMGPYKEHCARTEMEEIEFPRGNPLLDAVNTMRTRGYKIHTGRWLVDGNPQLILFDIGSGAWKLDQFKSELWEKCHVGVPHLDVETNDAIILGFMIAEFLEEFRNRALDYSSNHELQTPRIVAHFHEWQAGVGLIALRTRHVEIATVFTTHATLLGRYLCAGNTDFYNNLDKFAVDEEAGKRQIYHRYCIERAATHLSHVFTTVSEITGYEAEHLLKRKPDIITPNGLNVKKFSAIHEFQNLHAVAKEKINEFVRGHFYGHMDFDLDKTLYFFIAGRYEFGNKGADIFIESLARLNAMLKHEKPDTTVVAFLIFPTKVNNFNVDSLRGHAVIKQLRDTINNVQNSIGKRMFDSCVKGHIPSSDELLTKDDLVKIKRCMFAMQRDSMPPVTTHNIIDDWNDPVLGSIRRCNLFNSVHDRVKMVFHPEFLTSTNPLFGIDYEEFVRGCHLGVFPSYYEPWGYTPAECTVMGIPSITTNLSGFGCFMNEHICDPKSYGIYIVDRRYIGLENSVQQLSGFMMEFARLNRRQRIIQRNRTERLSDLLDWRTLGIYYRQARVKALQAVYPDYVDDGSLYSSRSTLNFSRPFSEPPSPTSSRHTTPAPSVHGSDDEDSVDDEKELKELGIK